A window of Phacochoerus africanus isolate WHEZ1 chromosome 11, ROS_Pafr_v1, whole genome shotgun sequence genomic DNA:
tcataatcaagaaaaaaaaacattcaggagtttgtcgtggcacagcagaagtgaatccaactaggaaccatgagattgcaggttcaatccctggcctcgctcagtggattaaggatccagtgttgctgtgagctgtggtgtagattgcaggtgctgcttggatcttgtgttgctatggctgtaatgtaggccagcagctacaggtccagttagacccttagcctgggaacttccatatgccaagggtgtggccccaagaagacaaaagaaaaaaaaaagcataaaacatatatatatatgtatatatatatatattcaataaaagCAGATCAACATATGACCTGAATGTTGCAATTAGCAAATAATTTACattataatcatttatttaactattataatcatttattcaaatgtagataaaagaaatgcaagtttGATGAATGATGAAACATTCCAACAGatttataaatacaataaaaataaaggaaattctcaaaaaattcaaaactgaaaaatacaatactgGAAATAAGGAATTCATTAGGTTGACTTAATAGCATTGTCggcagagccaaaaaaagaattgttgAAAGCAAAATAGATgagtagaaattatcatactacaatacaggtaggaaaaaaaaacaacataacatCCAGAATCTTCAGGACAGTGCCAATATATGCATAATTGGAGTTTCAAAGGTGAGTTAAAAaaagttcccttcatgactcagcagtaatgaacctgactagtatccacgaggacacgggttcaaaccctggcctcactcagtgggttagggatctagcattgccataagccgaagcatagttcacagatgcagctcagatctggtgctgctgtggctatggcataggctggtggcaacagctctaattggactgctagcctgggaacttccatatacctccagtgcagccctaaaaaagaccaaaaaaattgctGTGCTTTGTTTACAGATATCTCCCTTGGGCCGTGATCTAGAAAGTGACTCCAGATAAAGATTCAGGGTGAATAGAGGGCTTACCTGATTTGTTCCTCTTCTGCCCAAGACCATAGTCTAGCATCACTGCTGTCCAATGTCTAAAAACAATAATTGTATCTATTTTGTCCAGTTTTCATTGCTTATGGACAGAACACAATTCAGACCATAGCACATGGCCACAACTGAATGAATATTATTACATTCTATCAAAATCAgctaaaatacattttgaaaatgctgCAAGGAATGAAGGAGCAACAACACTCAGAACTGGAAAAACTCAAATGCTACAAGAAATGAAGGAGCAACAAAACTCAGAATTGGAAAAACTCAATAATTACTAAAACTCAACAACTCAAGAAAttactagaaataaaagaaaaataatttaggaaaataaactaaaaagtaataaaaaagctAATAAACACAAAAGATAATACATTAGGAGAAACAGAaggtaaaaaaaggaaatgaagaaatgtaCGGGAAGTAACATGTAGATACAAGTCAAAGATCTCATCTATGTTAAGTAGgagcacaaagaaaaaagaaaaccaaagcaaggggcagaacaaataatgaaaactataattcaaggaACTTTTCCCAGTgttaaatagatataaatatggatatggagatacacacacacacacacatatacttatcTGTCTTCTGCCCCTCAATGCCCTGTCAATCTGCAGGTGCAGCAGCAGGGTGACAAATTTAGCATTCCTTTTAAATGAACATTCCTTTACTGAAATTATActcttgattttattaaaatattcaaatctggttttaaaacctttttaaataaacattttaagggTAGTTGATTATGCCCAGTGGTCAGTAACTAATGTTGAATGACAACCCTAATGATAATGACTGGTGATGTAGTTGATGGTAAAGATGAAGgtggttgtggtgatggttgtggtgatgatgatggtggtgatgaggtTACTGGTCAAAAAAATTGAATGGAGCATTAGAGTCTAAGTTTCCCAACCTCCTAGTTGATTCTCCcgataaaaggaaaattaatacacCTGGGAGACAAAAGCATAATTCACAGCACAGTTAATTGCTTCTTTTTTCAGAACTCCAGTCTAAAGTGACTGCATCCCAGGAGGAGTTCTGCTCATATACATAAACAGGCCCCCAAGTCTCCCAATCTCAGTGAGGCATTTTTTATGACAGTGCGGGGCCCTTTGAGTGAATGGAGCCCTAGATATAAATGTCTATGGTCCTCTCATTGCCTGATACTTATTTCCTGACTCTTGACACCAAAGTAACCACTAAAATTTTGACACTTTGTTCCAGTTTTTCTCAGAACAGGTGTTTCATTACAGATTTTAAGGTATTGTATGAGAACTCTTCCTTCCACGATGACTGTTTCTAATGTAGGCTGTTTTCAACGAAATATTTGCCTTCACCTTTAAGTGTTCTTCCTTTGTATGCTGTGTTCATATTGATAGCCATCCTGAGTGTCTGATGGTCTCATAGAACAAGAGTTAATAGTTGTAGTAACTGATATCAAATATATCAGATACATGGGTcatgttttcccattttatatgaCTAGATGTTGATGGAAGTAAATTATTAAATCAGTTCTGTCTAGGATTTTCACATGTGCACTGCCTAAGTGAATGGTATTCACACTATACTGCTCTTTAAAACACTTTGATTTCTGGTAATGGTGTATTCAAGGTGGATTTTCTATGTTTCTTATTGTTTTAAGAGGTAGAAACTGAGTACAAGGGGGTATGTAAGATATTTTTAACCTAGTCTTGTGACCTAGAAGAATGTTTTTTTTCCGTTGTAATAAATGGAAGTAATATTCAAAAAATCCTAGCTTCATATAACAGCAGTTATTATGAAGTTAACAATTTAACCACCAATAATTTAACATGTAGAGTTACAGTGCAGCGCAGATTTTCTTGTCTTCACACCGCAACGTAAGGATTTTGAGACTTATTACCCCCAGAAAGGGAAATAGAGTTAGTGCTAGAGTTTCTATTACTAGAGGCATCAAATGAGACAGtgtgagctgtagccgccagcctatgccagagctgcagcaacacaggatccgagccacgtctgcgacgtacagctcacagcaatgccagatccttaccccactgaacaaggccagggatcgaacctacaacctcatggttcctagttgaattcgttaaccactgcgccatgacgggaactctgagacagtGTATTTTAAAgtgctgcattttaaaaagcagattacaaaaaggtttttaaatacatataggTCACACATAGGTAAATATATACCTGCATTgacaaaaatctgaaagaatagtGAGTACTGTACCTTGTctccaaagaggagaaaaatggtattttatttttgcttatttatgtaTCTGATTTTCTACAAAGCACATATACTGCCTTGATAAACTTCTTTAATGCATCTGAAACTAGTCCAAGAATTCAGTAAGTTAAGTATACTAACTAATAAGAATCTCCTACACAAAGATAGCATCCTATAGCAAAGCAACATAGTTTGGTGAAAACCCAACAGACTGGTGGTCCCAAGTCCTAGAGTGTAGACCCAGTTCTGTGTCTTGGTAGTTTTATGACATGGCTAACTCGTTTACCTttcagagcttcagtttcctaaagattaggaaaataatataacCTTCCCCTTTTTTACATGCTATGCAGAAGCTAAGACATCAAGTATAAAGCATGTTCAACCACACCATTGCATTGAGCTGTAAGTGTGCAAATTTATAAGGCTACACACATAGACCAAGGGAAGAAGCTCAAGATCAGAATAAAATAGATGATAACTAGTAGGTATTTGGCAGATAAGTTAGTGTTTGGCACGTCAGTTTTCTCAATGTGTAAAGAAGAATTCTACTCTAGACACAATTCTTCTCATATCCAGTACTTTGGGAAGGTATTAGTGACACTGACCTTTTAAGAGCAGTATACAAAAGTTATAATTATGTAGGAAAGCAATTCAAATAGTGCATAGTCAATGTTTTCAGCTTAAGAAATACATGTCAGGGGAGGGATAACAATAGGTATCACACCCAGCAATGATGATCTGTGGGCCATGGCTATGACTTTAATATTTTGTCATTAGAAGATAATGTGGCCATGGTTTGATGTTataatctgaaaacaaaaacaacaacaataatgataAAAGTAGCTATCAAGCACTTACTCTGGACCATACTAAGAGCCAGGGCCCAAGCTTCACCACAGATGAATTAATCAGAACCTCTGTGGGTGGATCACAACCATCAATAGTTTTTAAATTCTCCAGGGGATTATAATATATAAGGAatattgagaaccactgccttagaAACTGAAGTCTGATAAAAAGCAAAGAGCACATTCCAGGTGCCTAATGGCAACTCACGTTTTTATAGGAACTGAGTTCTTTAAAAATGActaaaggaattcccatcatggctcagtgacgaatccaactagtatccatgaggatgcgggttcgatccctgaccttgctttgtgggtaaagatccagcattgccctgagagttgtggtgttggtcacagacacggcttggatcccacgttgctgtggctgtggtgtaggcaatcAGCTACAGtactgattccacccctagccggggaacttacatatgtggcaggtgcagccctaaaatgacaacaataaatgactaaatatgcattattattttttacaatcaCCTCTGGAGTTGGTATTACTAATTTTTACATCTTTCAGATATATATAGTGACTTGTAAGTCAGTGATACAGCTCTATCATATCACCTTGACACTGCATCAATTTCAGATAGATATTCATAGATTcacattcagtgaatatttaagACCTGCGTAACTGACAAGGGAATTTCATTTATGAAGCAAAATACATCTCCAACCATAAGCAATGAAATGTACTATTTTCATGACCTTTGAAAGACCCAAGGTCTGGCCTTACTCTAAAAACAAAGAGTAGGAAGAAAGGAATATACACCAGGAAGAAGCCCAGGATCACCCGGCTAGCCCCAGTAGCTCAGAACTAACTTCACCTAGGAGTGCAACATGCAGCCTTTCACGGAGAtcctctctcccatccccacAGAGCCCCCAGCCAGAGGAGAATGGCTACAGAAAATCACTCTACAGTCACAGAGTTCATTCTTGGAGGTTTAACCAGTCGGCCAGAGCTCCagctccccctcttcctcctctttcttgggATCTACTCCATCACCATGCTAGGGAACCTGGGCATGATCACACTGATTTGGCTGAGTGCTCAGcttcacacccccatgtactaCTTCCTCAGCAATCTGTCACTCGTGGATCTCTGCTACTCTTCTGTCACTACTCCAAAGATGCTGGTGAACTTTGTGTCAGAGAAGAACACCATCTCCTATGCAGGGTGCATGTGCCAGCTCTACTTCTTCCTTGTGTTTGTCATTGCTGAGTGTTACATGCTGACAGCGATGGCCTGTGACCGCTATGTCGCCATCTGCAGACCTCTGTTTTACAACACCATCATGTCTCATCAAGTCTGCTCCCTGCTGGTGGTCACGGTCTATGCCATAGCCCTCATTGACTCAACCATAGAGACTGGCCTCATATTGAAACTGTCCTATTGTGAGCCCCTCATCAGTCATTACTTCTGTGACATCCTCCCCCTCATGAAGCTTTCCTGCTCTAACACCTATCATACTGAGGTGACAGTCTTCTTTTTGGCTGGATTCAACATTGTAGTCACTGGCTTAATGGTCCTCATTTCCTATGCCTTCATCCTGTCCAGCATCCTCCACATCAGCACCACAGAGGGAAGGTCCAAAGCcttcagcacctgcagctcccaccTTATGGCAGTTGGGATGTTCTATGGAACAACAGCATTCATGTACTTGAAACCCTCCACAGccagttccctggcccaggagaacGTGGCCTCCGtgttctacaccacagtcatccccatgctgaaccccctcatctacagcctgaggaataaGGAGGTAAAGGCTGCCATGCAGAAAACTCTGAGAGGAAAGCTTAATTGAGCTCTCGGCCTTAGCGCCATCTTCTGAGAAACCTCCGCGCCATGAGAGCGAAGTGGAGGAAGAAGTGAATGCGCAGGCTGAAgcgcaaaagaagaaagatgaggcAGAGGTCCAAGTAAACTTGTACACTGTGGAAGCCACAGGAGCAGAAACGAGGAAATCCCAGAGGCCAGGGACGTTGGTACAATTTGTTGGACTGCATGCCTTCTGTCTAGAACTTGTCTCAATGGATCTAGAACAACTTTTCGCCGTTCTGATCGCCTGGACCACTCTGAGACCCACCTTGCTCATATCAAAATGGTCCCTTTTGGTTTTTTGCCCTGGACCTGTGACTTTCTGGACTAGTTCTGTTCTCAGTTGTGGCTGAATGTAACACGTGTACAATAAATTATCTGCTGttttagctgaaaaaaaaaaaaagcttaattgatgcaaatgttatttttccttctcaattaaaaatcaacttaaaaataagTTCCCGTGATGGAAACCAGTCCCTTCTCTGCATGGCTGGGTGgttgcctccttcctccttccctcttccttccttccctctctctactCTCATTTCTGTTTGAAGCTAGCTGATTTCAAGTTgatgctttctttcattttcactaTTCTGCACCCCTTGGTAAACCCTACTATCTTAATtataatttaacataaatattaAGCTTttacaaactcacagatacagagaccaACTAGTGGTTAGCAATAGGGAATTGGAAGAGGGGAAGGGCAAGTTAGGTGTAGGGAATTAAGAGAGAGACACTCTATAAAATGAATAGTCAACAAGgatctattgtacagcacagggaaatacaggcACTTTTGCATAGTAACCTTAAATGCAGTTAACTATAAAAATAGGGAGTCACCAtgttgtacccctgaaactatGTAACTTTGTGAGTCAACAATACTGCATGcagttaaaaaatgtaaactctCATCAGAGTTGAGCTTGAGAGTCATTCACTGTTTTATTGCCTTCTACGTAGAAAATAATCCTCAACCCAGTTCCTACATTTTTGCACTTGGTAGTACACAAGGCAGAGAGTGTGGATTTGAAAGTCACCAAGAGATGATACCCAGAGTCTTTTCATCCAGACTTGTTCCTGTCTCCTCTTTTATTCCTCTCTACTGATCCATACCCAAGAACTTCTACCTGGACCTTTTATGTGACTTCCTTAGTGACAGTAATAATAATGCCAGCCTCTAACATGTTTTTGGATGCTTACCCCAAGCCACACAACTCTTCTAAAGTCTTTGtatgaaatatttcaattatAGGTCGCAACAGATAGGGACTATTGTTGTGGAACTCCCTgtggaatttgtccatttccctGTGGGAACTTGTCCAAATGTGGAATCTCCCCTCTATCCCTGAACTCAAGCAACCACTAACTTATATTCTTTCTTTAGGTGTTGCTTAGTTTGGCCTAATGTCttagaatttcatgtaaataaaatCCTACAAAAATTACGCTCTTGTGTCTGGTGTCTTTTTCTCAGCCcagtgcttttgattttttttttttctattgtgtgtATCTGTAATACACTTTTTTATTGATTAGCAGTCACCCATTGCTTGAACATATCTACAAATTGTTTACCTACATATAGATGGACAGTTGGTTGTTTCCATCTGGGGCTGTTGTGAATAAAGGAGATTTAG
This region includes:
- the LOC125110846 gene encoding olfactory receptor 8A1-like, encoding MATENHSTVTEFILGGLTSRPELQLPLFLLFLGIYSITMLGNLGMITLIWLSAQLHTPMYYFLSNLSLVDLCYSSVTTPKMLVNFVSEKNTISYAGCMCQLYFFLVFVIAECYMLTAMACDRYVAICRPLFYNTIMSHQVCSLLVVTVYAIALIDSTIETGLILKLSYCEPLISHYFCDILPLMKLSCSNTYHTEVTVFFLAGFNIVVTGLMVLISYAFILSSILHISTTEGRSKAFSTCSSHLMAVGMFYGTTAFMYLKPSTASSLAQENVASVFYTTVIPMLNPLIYSLRNKEVKAAMQKTLRGKLN